GGGGGGCCCCGGCCGGTGAAGCGCAGGGGCACGGCGAACCGCAAGGAGCGGCGCAGGACTCAGAGCATCAACAGCGCCTTCGCGGAGCTGCGCGAGTGCATCCCCAACGTGCCCGCCGACACCAAGCTCTCCAAGATCAAAACTCTCCGCCTGGCCACCAGCTACATCGCCTACCTCATGGACCTGCTGGCCAAGGACGACCAGAACGGGGAGGCGGAGGCTTTCAAGGCAGAGATCAAGAAGACGGACgtgaaggaggagaagaggaagaaggagctGGTCAGTGCCGCGGGACGGGGCGGGAGGGGTTCGTTGTGGGCAGCGGCGGGAGCTGGGGTTCGCCGAGGGGACGGGGTCGCGGTAACCGCGGAGCCGTTCGGCCCGGCCGCGCCTTCGCGCCGGCGCTGCCCCGCGNNNNN
This region of Meleagris gallopavo isolate NT-WF06-2002-E0010 breed Aviagen turkey brand Nicholas breeding stock unplaced genomic scaffold, Turkey_5.1 ChrUn_random_7180001912919, whole genome shotgun sequence genomic DNA includes:
- the HAND2 gene encoding heart- and neural crest derivatives-expressed protein 2 — translated: GPRPVKRRGTANRKERRRTQSINSAFAELRECIPNVPADTKLSKIKTLRLATSYIAYLMDLLAKDDQNGEAEAFKAEIKKTDVKEEKRKKELNEILKSTVSSSDKKTKGRTGWPQHVWALELKQ